A single region of the Plantactinospora soyae genome encodes:
- a CDS encoding ABC transporter permease, whose translation MSTLSVTSPIRSAGRTGPLGLFRDIGIVMTRELRPLLHDPFSVIFGMVQPLVFLGLFGPLLVGSLGGQAGTTLGDAGVWQWFVPAILVMTALFGTSATGANLLFEFQTGAHERMLVTPLSRPSLLIGRALKEMVPLAGQAVVIVLVMIPFGFRLHLAGALVGLALLAVFGIGLGALSYALAIAVRRQDWMFWVVQQTLIFPLMLLSGMLLPLETGPGWMRAAADLNPLAYLVDAERALFNGQIGTATVLWGWVAAVVTALVGLAVGVRAMARSAE comes from the coding sequence ATGAGCACTCTCAGCGTCACCTCGCCGATCCGTTCGGCGGGTCGGACCGGGCCGCTCGGCCTGTTCCGGGACATCGGCATCGTGATGACCCGGGAACTCCGGCCGCTGCTGCACGACCCGTTCTCGGTGATCTTCGGAATGGTGCAGCCGCTGGTCTTCCTCGGGCTGTTCGGGCCGCTGCTGGTCGGCTCGCTCGGTGGCCAGGCCGGTACCACGCTCGGCGACGCCGGGGTGTGGCAGTGGTTCGTACCGGCCATCCTGGTCATGACGGCCCTGTTCGGCACCTCGGCCACCGGGGCCAACCTGCTGTTCGAGTTCCAGACCGGTGCACACGAGCGGATGCTGGTCACCCCGCTGTCCCGCCCTTCCCTGCTGATCGGGCGGGCGCTCAAGGAGATGGTGCCGCTGGCCGGACAGGCGGTGGTCATCGTGCTGGTGATGATCCCGTTCGGCTTCCGGCTGCACCTGGCCGGTGCCCTGGTCGGGCTGGCCCTGCTCGCGGTGTTCGGCATCGGGCTCGGTGCGCTCAGTTACGCGCTGGCGATCGCCGTACGCAGGCAGGACTGGATGTTCTGGGTCGTACAGCAGACCCTGATCTTCCCGCTGATGCTGCTCTCCGGGATGCTGCTGCCTCTGGAGACCGGCCCGGGTTGGATGCGGGCGGCGGCGGACCTCAATCCGCTCGCCTACCTGGTCGACGCCGAGCGCGCGCTGTTCAACGGCCAGATCGGCACCGCGACCGTGCTCTGGGGATGGGTGGCGGCAGTGGTCACCGCCCTCGTCGGGCTGGCGGTCGGGGTCCGGGCGATGGCCCGTAGCGCCGAGTGA
- a CDS encoding DUF5682 family protein: MRGQLLDAAEAFTDGPVALPEILSGLVDDVDRALREELEIFPVCHHSPSSALAMVRRLREKQPKVIYLELCEDLRPLLGELRNCRLPVALQAFASDLDGFPPDWGPLSVVAPITEASAEYQAIAYALDTPGVELVLVDRSADHVFQWLPRDRPESASPDGEPAGPDGAGAAGSAPPPDEAGLHGDAVGVELGDLRPRFAELEAYLLHHGKVRHWSEWWDQYVEQPLAGADYDTYRQVMVLIGSLFRRLTPEGDDRLRQDEDRERYMWTRMREHLGASGADPAHCLYVCGAFHAASRVEEFGTAVPVSTDEAAPRSGDGSAPSSYEISPRTATRWLYGLIPSSHSAIEAQFGLASGSVSIAAATWRKALTRGALKPFQLDGQQGGRKRPGRKRSTSPAAPEPVTDRLSSFLASPPALDGLDEAELLEWCVDIVRLARRNGYLASTADAIAVFETAILLAGLRNRARPTPYDFADAAVTCIEKDVVPGRRDVRRLCEILLGGDRIGQVGYDSLPPLARDVFDRLAPLRLDLTKRTVQRALLDLGGDPELVPASDLLWVLRRLLPDGAVRPIMGERRLGERSIQESWDLALGRHQRSIIELGYEGITVEQVLELRLRRAVWAPDATAAGALAAVEDSILYLGGRRLADELGARAVELLAAERTVDDAPEVLRRIRRLLAHYRATRPDLPAWCEAFATSGYAHYCTLLPTAFADEETGVRQVGAMLGFLFSMESLALSLGCDRVQLELAVRQSHPEAPAKVALLWAAQFQLGLLPLAELRSRCAELLTNPLVVPAFPQYLSGFVQALEPVPALAPFVVELISTAFARLPDPVLLPWLPKLITTLREQARELVPVLVREAGRTFPGSLAEVDSWVPPWSTRQVTGVTPASPAAPAGPVADLLVAHPAVCDAVAELLGCDQGWLPAGRSGAGSPHPATAALLGRHPATTVAVADLLSDRNPVD; the protein is encoded by the coding sequence CTGCGCGGGCAGTTGCTCGACGCCGCCGAGGCGTTCACCGACGGCCCCGTCGCGCTGCCCGAGATCCTGTCGGGCCTGGTCGACGACGTCGACCGGGCGCTGCGCGAGGAACTCGAGATCTTCCCGGTGTGCCACCACTCGCCGTCCTCGGCACTGGCGATGGTGCGCCGGCTGCGGGAGAAGCAACCCAAGGTCATCTACCTGGAGTTGTGTGAGGATCTCCGCCCGCTCCTCGGCGAGCTGCGCAACTGTCGACTTCCGGTGGCGCTGCAGGCGTTCGCCTCCGACCTCGACGGCTTTCCTCCGGACTGGGGACCACTGAGCGTGGTGGCGCCGATCACCGAGGCGTCCGCCGAGTACCAGGCCATCGCGTACGCCCTGGACACCCCGGGCGTCGAACTGGTGCTGGTGGACCGTTCGGCGGACCACGTGTTCCAGTGGCTGCCCCGGGACAGGCCGGAGTCCGCGTCGCCCGACGGCGAACCCGCCGGACCGGACGGGGCCGGGGCGGCCGGAAGCGCGCCGCCGCCGGACGAGGCCGGCCTGCACGGAGACGCCGTCGGTGTCGAACTCGGCGACCTGCGTCCCCGGTTCGCCGAACTCGAGGCGTACCTGCTGCACCACGGCAAGGTCCGGCACTGGTCGGAGTGGTGGGACCAGTACGTCGAACAGCCCCTGGCCGGCGCCGACTATGACACCTACCGGCAGGTCATGGTGCTGATCGGCAGCCTCTTCCGGCGCCTGACGCCCGAGGGCGACGATCGGCTGCGCCAGGACGAGGACCGTGAGCGTTACATGTGGACCAGGATGCGTGAGCATCTCGGCGCCTCGGGCGCGGACCCGGCGCACTGCCTGTACGTCTGCGGCGCCTTCCACGCGGCGAGCCGGGTCGAGGAGTTCGGCACCGCCGTACCGGTGTCGACCGACGAGGCTGCCCCGCGATCGGGTGACGGGAGTGCCCCGTCGAGCTACGAGATCAGTCCCCGGACCGCCACCCGATGGTTGTACGGGCTCATCCCGTCCAGCCACTCGGCGATCGAGGCGCAGTTCGGGCTCGCCTCCGGTTCGGTGTCGATCGCCGCGGCCACCTGGCGGAAGGCGCTGACCCGTGGCGCCCTCAAGCCCTTCCAGCTCGACGGCCAGCAGGGCGGCCGCAAGCGCCCGGGGCGGAAGCGGTCGACGTCGCCGGCCGCGCCGGAACCGGTCACCGACCGGTTGTCGAGTTTCCTGGCCAGTCCGCCCGCGCTGGACGGGTTGGACGAGGCGGAGCTTCTCGAGTGGTGCGTCGACATCGTCCGGCTCGCCCGCCGCAACGGTTACCTGGCCAGTACGGCGGACGCGATCGCCGTGTTCGAGACTGCCATTCTGCTGGCCGGGCTGCGTAACCGGGCCCGGCCCACCCCGTACGACTTCGCCGACGCCGCGGTGACCTGTATCGAGAAGGACGTGGTGCCGGGCCGTCGTGACGTACGCCGGCTCTGCGAGATCCTGCTCGGCGGCGACCGGATCGGTCAGGTCGGCTACGACAGCCTTCCGCCGCTGGCCCGCGACGTCTTCGACCGGCTGGCCCCGCTCCGGCTCGACCTGACGAAGCGTACGGTGCAGCGGGCCCTGTTGGACCTGGGCGGCGACCCGGAGCTGGTGCCCGCCTCGGATCTGTTGTGGGTCCTGCGTCGGCTGCTGCCCGACGGTGCGGTGCGGCCGATCATGGGTGAGCGGCGGCTCGGCGAGCGGTCGATCCAGGAGAGCTGGGATCTGGCGCTGGGCAGGCACCAGCGGTCGATCATCGAGTTGGGCTACGAGGGGATCACCGTCGAGCAGGTGCTGGAGCTGCGGCTGCGGCGTGCGGTGTGGGCGCCCGATGCCACCGCCGCCGGTGCGCTCGCGGCGGTGGAGGACTCCATTCTCTACCTGGGCGGGCGACGGCTCGCCGACGAACTCGGGGCGCGGGCCGTGGAACTGCTCGCCGCCGAGCGGACCGTGGACGACGCGCCCGAGGTACTACGGCGGATCCGCCGGCTGCTGGCGCACTACCGGGCCACCCGGCCGGACCTGCCGGCCTGGTGCGAGGCGTTCGCGACCTCCGGGTACGCGCACTACTGCACCCTGCTGCCGACGGCGTTCGCCGACGAGGAGACCGGGGTCCGCCAGGTCGGCGCCATGCTCGGTTTCCTGTTCTCGATGGAGAGTCTCGCGCTGTCGTTGGGCTGCGACCGGGTCCAACTCGAACTCGCCGTGCGGCAGTCGCACCCCGAAGCGCCGGCCAAGGTGGCGCTGCTCTGGGCCGCCCAGTTCCAGCTCGGTCTGCTGCCGTTGGCCGAGCTGCGGTCACGCTGTGCCGAACTGTTGACGAACCCGCTGGTCGTACCGGCGTTCCCGCAGTACCTCAGTGGGTTCGTCCAGGCGTTGGAGCCGGTTCCGGCCCTGGCCCCCTTCGTGGTCGAACTGATCTCCACGGCCTTCGCCCGGCTTCCCGACCCGGTGCTGCTGCCCTGGCTGCCCAAGCTGATCACGACGCTGCGGGAGCAGGCCCGCGAACTGGTGCCGGTGCTGGTCAGGGAGGCCGGGCGGACGTTTCCCGGCAGCCTCGCCGAGGTCGATTCCTGGGTGCCGCCATGGTCGACCCGACAGGTGACCGGCGTGACGCCCGCGTCTCCGGCGGCGCCGGCCGGACCGGTCGCCGATCTGCTGGTCGCGCATCCGGCGGTCTGCGACGCCGTGGCGGAGCTGCTCGGCTGCGACCAGGGTTGGCTGCCGGCCGGCCGGTCCGGCGCCGGCTCCCCGCACCCGGCGACGGCCGCGCTACTGGGCCGGCATCCCGCGACCACCGTCGCCGTCGCGGACCTGCTGTCCGATCGGAACCCGGTCGACTGA
- a CDS encoding VWA domain-containing protein: MSGASDQGGGFTPDHSTSADENRRQVLYWRLLARVFAADEQPSLESASVAIVDDLGLPAALLDPSVSVDTIVQRFPDLAGELQDVMVPPATGTGPEDAPAGQGGKGPAGQSGDAPAGESGDAPAGESGDAPAGESGDAPAGEIGDAPAGESGDGPAPVATPGVGVGATDPADAGVGAAVDGTGGVDGGVGAAEVRRAALVSKILLNVFSTGSGSVTATELARWQSDAGWFERALGAEPGHLRGRPGMGELAGVLAGLEGDLVRRMHLREVLADPALASRLTPSMSLIEQLLRDKANLSGVALANAKALIRRFVDEVAEVLRTQVQQTSVGSVDRSVPPKRVFRNLDIERTIWKNLTNWSPEDQRLYVDRLYYRHTARRTTPARMIVVVDQSGSMVDSMVNCTILASIFAGLPKVDVHLVAYDTRALDLTPWVHDPFEVLLRTRLGGGTDGTAALTLARPKIVEPRNTVLVWISDYYESDPAGVFEGLAAAHRSGVRVIPVGSVSSGGQQSVNPWFRQRFKDLGTPVLSGHIRKLVFELKSFLT, from the coding sequence ATGAGTGGAGCCAGCGATCAGGGCGGTGGGTTCACGCCGGACCATTCGACCAGCGCCGACGAGAATCGGCGGCAGGTGCTCTACTGGCGTCTGCTGGCGCGGGTCTTCGCCGCCGACGAGCAGCCGTCGCTGGAGTCGGCCAGCGTGGCCATCGTCGACGACCTCGGCCTGCCGGCGGCGCTGCTGGACCCGTCGGTGTCGGTGGACACCATCGTGCAGCGTTTTCCCGATCTTGCCGGCGAGTTGCAGGACGTGATGGTGCCCCCGGCCACCGGTACCGGACCGGAGGACGCCCCGGCGGGGCAGGGCGGCAAAGGGCCGGCGGGGCAGAGCGGCGACGCCCCGGCGGGGGAGAGCGGCGACGCCCCGGCGGGGGAGAGCGGCGACGCCCCGGCGGGGGAGAGCGGCGACGCCCCGGCGGGGGAGATCGGCGACGCCCCGGCGGGGGAGAGCGGCGACGGGCCGGCGCCCGTCGCGACACCCGGCGTCGGGGTCGGTGCGACCGACCCGGCCGACGCTGGGGTCGGTGCGGCGGTTGACGGGACCGGCGGCGTCGACGGTGGGGTCGGCGCGGCGGAGGTACGCCGGGCGGCCCTGGTGTCGAAGATCCTGCTCAACGTCTTCTCGACCGGGTCCGGCAGCGTCACCGCCACCGAACTGGCCCGCTGGCAGTCCGACGCCGGCTGGTTCGAGCGGGCGCTCGGCGCCGAGCCGGGGCACCTACGCGGCCGTCCGGGCATGGGTGAGCTGGCGGGCGTACTGGCCGGGCTGGAGGGCGATCTCGTCCGCCGGATGCACCTGCGGGAGGTGCTGGCCGATCCGGCACTGGCCAGCCGGCTCACGCCGAGCATGTCACTGATCGAACAGTTGCTGCGAGACAAGGCGAACCTGTCCGGGGTGGCGCTGGCGAACGCCAAGGCGTTGATCCGCAGGTTCGTCGACGAGGTCGCCGAGGTGCTGCGTACGCAGGTGCAGCAGACCAGCGTGGGAAGCGTCGACCGGTCCGTTCCGCCGAAGCGGGTGTTCCGGAACCTGGACATCGAACGCACGATCTGGAAGAACCTGACGAACTGGAGTCCGGAGGACCAGCGGCTGTACGTCGACCGGCTCTACTACCGGCACACCGCCCGACGTACCACGCCGGCGCGGATGATCGTCGTGGTGGACCAGTCGGGGTCGATGGTCGACTCGATGGTGAACTGCACCATCCTGGCGTCGATCTTCGCCGGGCTGCCGAAGGTGGACGTGCACCTGGTCGCGTACGACACCCGGGCGCTCGACCTGACCCCGTGGGTGCACGATCCGTTCGAGGTGCTGCTGCGTACCCGGTTGGGTGGTGGCACGGACGGGACGGCCGCGTTGACCCTGGCTCGCCCGAAGATCGTCGAACCTCGTAACACCGTGCTGGTGTGGATCTCCGACTACTACGAGTCGGATCCGGCCGGGGTGTTCGAGGGCCTGGCGGCGGCTCACCGGTCCGGGGTGCGGGTCATTCCGGTCGGGTCGGTGAGCAGCGGCGGTCAGCAGAGCGTCAACCCGTGGTTCCGGCAGCGGTTCAAGGACCTGGGCACCCCGGTGCTCTCTGGCCACATCCGCAAACTCGTTTTCGAACTCAAGAGCTTCCTCACCTAG
- a CDS encoding phenylacetate--CoA ligase family protein: MSETLRHPAPSTIDIPGPTPRERWRRWRLSAFASLLEAVLRIAHGHPALWRWLARGYHPALDRFAAANARTVCALAAIEVPAYRRLLSAGRTGARRRLRDFPETDKENYVAGYDAASRCWGGRLPDRGVVVDESAGSSGRPFNWPRGERELRAVHRDIAGYTSLVFPMRRPFVINAYSMGAWATGTTTGNAMARIATVKNAGPDLDKIVDTLHEFGPGFDYLITAYPPFLKHLRDRLDRDGFPWARYRISATCGGEGMTEALRGYLEERFRRVRSAYGASDLTIGMGAETRFTVWLRQRLQTDPALRVAVLGEDEQRLPMVFQYNPLATYLELGGYSNGIWRAEGGEMAHIPAFTSLAAEAAGPVVRR, encoded by the coding sequence ATGTCCGAGACGCTGCGGCACCCGGCACCGTCCACCATCGACATTCCCGGCCCGACCCCGCGCGAGCGGTGGCGGCGGTGGCGGCTGTCCGCCTTCGCAAGCCTGCTCGAGGCGGTCCTCCGGATCGCACACGGCCACCCCGCACTCTGGCGGTGGCTGGCCCGTGGGTACCACCCGGCACTCGACCGGTTCGCCGCGGCCAACGCCCGGACGGTCTGCGCGCTGGCCGCGATCGAGGTACCGGCGTACCGGAGGCTGCTGAGCGCAGGTCGGACCGGCGCCCGGCGGCGGTTGCGGGACTTCCCGGAGACGGACAAGGAGAACTACGTCGCCGGGTACGACGCGGCCAGCCGCTGCTGGGGTGGCCGGCTGCCGGACCGGGGCGTGGTGGTCGACGAGTCGGCGGGTTCGTCGGGGCGTCCGTTCAACTGGCCGCGCGGCGAGCGGGAGTTGCGGGCGGTGCACCGCGACATCGCCGGCTACACCAGCCTGGTCTTCCCGATGCGGCGGCCGTTCGTGATCAACGCCTACTCGATGGGCGCCTGGGCGACCGGTACGACCACCGGCAACGCGATGGCCCGGATCGCGACGGTGAAGAACGCCGGCCCCGACCTCGACAAGATCGTCGACACGCTGCACGAGTTCGGCCCCGGGTTCGACTACCTGATCACGGCGTACCCGCCATTCCTCAAGCACCTGCGGGACCGGCTGGACCGGGACGGCTTTCCCTGGGCGCGGTACCGCATCTCCGCGACCTGCGGCGGCGAGGGCATGACCGAGGCGTTGCGCGGCTACCTGGAGGAGCGGTTCCGCCGGGTCCGGTCGGCGTACGGGGCGTCGGACCTCACCATCGGAATGGGTGCGGAGACCCGGTTCACCGTGTGGCTGCGGCAACGGTTGCAGACCGATCCGGCGCTGCGGGTCGCGGTGCTCGGCGAGGACGAACAGCGGTTGCCGATGGTGTTCCAGTACAACCCGCTGGCCACCTATCTGGAGCTGGGCGGCTACTCCAACGGAATCTGGCGGGCGGAGGGCGGCGAGATGGCACACATTCCGGCGTTCACCTCGTTGGCCGCCGAGGCGGCCGGGCCGGTGGTCCGGCGATGA
- a CDS encoding ATP-binding protein, translating into MTDDILRAPAEVKYAEELDWLESVDDGPKPFSWRLSPRMVRLFVLGSERSDGLDREIPQKWFGDRSFVERSIVTLASDRGLLLIGDPGTGKSWLAELLSAAISRNSTLVVQGTAGTTEDHIKYSWNVSMVIAKGQSREALIPSPIMTAMENGVIGRFEELTRSTSDVQDALISILSEKYVSIPELDDDGIVFAQPGFSIIATANSRDRGVNDLSSALKRRFNFVRIPVVTNKRSEAEIVRFRTTELLRRHRIELDVPPTLLDILLQSFADLRAGAAAAGSDDEKLESALSTAEQIGVLEDAILHSQFFGDRTLRAETLAGSLVGSLVRRSPEDLAILNKYWHGVVEPRSKSDGGPWPAFLEGGRQAIATLS; encoded by the coding sequence ATGACCGACGACATCCTGCGTGCCCCCGCCGAGGTCAAGTACGCAGAGGAACTCGACTGGCTGGAGTCGGTCGACGACGGCCCCAAGCCGTTCTCCTGGCGGCTCAGCCCCCGGATGGTGCGGCTGTTCGTGCTCGGGTCCGAGCGGTCGGACGGGCTCGACCGCGAGATTCCGCAGAAGTGGTTCGGCGACCGCAGCTTCGTCGAGCGCAGCATCGTGACCCTGGCGTCCGACCGGGGCCTGCTGCTGATCGGCGACCCGGGCACCGGCAAGAGCTGGCTCGCCGAGCTGCTCTCCGCCGCGATCAGCCGCAACTCGACCCTGGTCGTGCAGGGCACCGCCGGCACCACCGAGGACCACATCAAGTACTCGTGGAACGTCTCGATGGTGATCGCCAAGGGACAGTCCCGGGAGGCGCTGATCCCGTCGCCGATCATGACGGCGATGGAGAACGGCGTGATCGGCCGGTTCGAGGAGCTGACCAGGTCGACCAGCGACGTGCAGGACGCGCTGATCTCGATCCTCTCCGAGAAGTATGTCTCGATTCCGGAACTCGACGACGACGGCATCGTGTTCGCCCAGCCCGGTTTCTCGATCATCGCGACGGCGAACAGCCGGGACCGGGGGGTGAACGACCTGTCGTCGGCGCTGAAGCGGCGGTTCAACTTCGTGCGGATCCCGGTGGTGACGAACAAGCGCAGCGAGGCCGAGATCGTCCGGTTCCGTACCACCGAGCTGCTGCGCCGGCACCGGATCGAGTTGGACGTGCCACCGACGCTGCTGGACATCCTGCTGCAGAGTTTCGCCGACCTGCGGGCCGGCGCCGCGGCGGCGGGCAGTGACGACGAGAAGCTGGAATCGGCGCTCTCGACGGCCGAGCAGATCGGCGTGCTGGAGGACGCCATCCTGCACAGCCAGTTCTTCGGCGACCGTACGCTGCGGGCCGAGACGCTGGCCGGCTCGCTGGTGGGTTCGCTGGTCCGACGCAGCCCCGAGGACCTGGCCATTCTGAACAAGTACTGGCACGGTGTGGTCGAGCCACGGAGCAAGTCCGACGGCGGGCCGTGGCCGGCCTTCCTCGAAGGTGGCCGCCAGGCGATCGCCACCCTATCGTGA
- a CDS encoding helix-turn-helix transcriptional regulator, protein MANTSSRTLRLLSLLQTHRYWPGNELADRLDVSVRTLRRDVDRLRELGYPVEAHRGVDGGYQLAPGAALPPLVVDDEEAVALAVGLQAAAQGAIAGIEESSIRAFTKVVQVMPARLRRRVDALRAMTVPALWGYGTEPTIEAAVLTTVAQACRDTERLRFSYTARDTEQTARHVEPHRLVSLGRRWYLVGYDLTRQDWRRFRLDRLHDPRGTGARFNPRQLPAEDAAAFVRAGIQNLATPYRVEAVVHAPAGTVRDRVGRWGTVEHLDDQRCRLSMTTDTLDWPILALGSLGAEFEVVSPPDLLDQIREWSARFGRATAATGSPAPPGPDTTEG, encoded by the coding sequence ATGGCGAACACCAGCTCCCGGACCCTCCGCCTGCTCTCCCTGCTCCAGACCCACCGCTACTGGCCCGGCAACGAACTGGCTGACCGGCTCGACGTCTCCGTACGCACGCTGCGCCGCGACGTCGACCGGCTGCGGGAACTGGGTTACCCGGTGGAGGCACACCGGGGAGTCGACGGTGGTTACCAGCTCGCCCCGGGCGCGGCACTTCCTCCGCTGGTCGTCGACGACGAGGAGGCCGTCGCCCTCGCGGTCGGACTCCAGGCGGCGGCCCAGGGCGCGATCGCCGGCATCGAGGAGTCGTCGATCCGGGCGTTCACCAAGGTGGTGCAGGTGATGCCGGCCCGGCTACGGCGTCGGGTCGACGCGCTGCGGGCGATGACCGTACCGGCGCTGTGGGGGTACGGGACCGAACCGACCATCGAGGCGGCGGTCCTCACCACGGTCGCCCAGGCCTGCCGGGACACCGAACGGCTGCGCTTCTCCTACACCGCCAGGGACACCGAGCAGACCGCCCGACACGTCGAGCCGCACCGGCTGGTCTCCCTCGGCCGCCGCTGGTACCTGGTCGGCTACGACCTCACCCGGCAGGACTGGCGCAGATTCCGACTCGACCGCCTGCACGACCCCCGGGGCACCGGAGCCCGGTTCAACCCCCGTCAACTGCCCGCCGAGGACGCCGCCGCGTTCGTCCGGGCCGGTATCCAGAACCTGGCCACGCCGTACCGGGTCGAGGCGGTGGTCCACGCCCCCGCCGGCACCGTACGAGATCGGGTGGGCCGGTGGGGCACCGTCGAGCACCTCGACGACCAGCGGTGCCGGCTGTCGATGACGACGGACACCCTGGACTGGCCGATCCTGGCCCTCGGCTCGCTCGGCGCGGAGTTCGAGGTGGTCTCGCCGCCCGACTTGCTCGACCAGATCCGGGAGTGGAGCGCCCGGTTCGGCCGGGCCACCGCCGCCACCGGCTCCCCCGCCCCGCCCGGACCCGACACCACCGAGGGCTGA
- a CDS encoding DUF6886 family protein, with translation MRPEPGQVLHFSEDPTITRFVPHVAATAQQSDAYVWAVDHDRAPDYWFPRQCPRAMAWICDTTSEADRDRIMGPGCGDRVHAIEYGWLEAIRQTRLFAYRLPAEQFRPFGMPEPHAHVSVEAVEPLGPPEPVGDLLECHAEAGIQLRVLDNLWPFWDAVITSTVAFSGIRLRNARHHPQL, from the coding sequence ATGCGACCGGAACCCGGGCAGGTGCTCCACTTCTCAGAGGATCCGACGATCACCCGGTTCGTTCCACACGTCGCCGCGACCGCCCAGCAGTCCGACGCCTACGTCTGGGCCGTCGACCACGACCGCGCACCTGACTACTGGTTCCCCCGCCAGTGTCCGCGCGCGATGGCCTGGATCTGCGACACGACCTCCGAGGCGGACCGCGACCGGATCATGGGACCCGGCTGCGGAGACCGGGTCCACGCGATCGAGTACGGCTGGCTGGAGGCGATCCGCCAGACGCGGCTGTTCGCCTACCGGCTGCCGGCCGAGCAGTTCCGCCCCTTCGGCATGCCCGAGCCGCACGCCCACGTCTCGGTCGAGGCGGTCGAGCCGCTCGGTCCTCCCGAACCCGTCGGCGACCTGCTCGAGTGCCACGCCGAGGCCGGGATCCAACTGCGCGTACTGGACAATCTCTGGCCCTTCTGGGACGCCGTGATCACCAGCACCGTGGCGTTCAGCGGCATCCGGCTGCGGAACGCGAGACATCATCCGCAACTCTGA
- a CDS encoding ATP-binding cassette domain-containing protein: MIDARSLTRDFVVSRSQTAHAVRGISLRIEPGELVAVLGPNGAGKTTTMRMLTTLIAPTSGTATVAGHDVVREPAQVRRHIGYVGQGNGAGHTQRVRDELNTQGSIYGLDRRSARQRADKLLDALDLTELATRKVSALSGGQRRRLDVAMGLVHGPSLLFLDEPSTGLDPQSRANLWEHILRMRAENEMTVVLTTHYMDEADSMAERVVVVDHGEIIADDSAATLKAKLAGDRIVVTVAGQDARPLARLVDRLPGARDVVVDGNRMQAHVGDGPAALPELLRAAVAADVPVATAQVHQPTLDDVFLTLTGRSLRESGTGQDDPQDPKTLKEAA; encoded by the coding sequence ATGATTGACGCCCGCTCGCTCACCCGGGACTTCGTGGTGAGCCGCAGCCAGACCGCGCACGCCGTCCGGGGCATCAGCCTGCGGATCGAGCCCGGCGAGCTGGTTGCCGTACTCGGCCCGAACGGGGCCGGCAAGACCACCACGATGCGGATGCTCACCACGCTGATCGCGCCGACCTCCGGCACCGCCACGGTCGCCGGCCACGACGTCGTACGCGAGCCGGCCCAGGTCCGCCGGCACATCGGCTACGTCGGCCAGGGCAACGGCGCGGGCCACACCCAGCGGGTCCGGGACGAACTGAACACCCAGGGCAGCATCTACGGCCTGGACCGCCGGTCCGCCCGGCAGCGGGCCGACAAACTGCTCGACGCCCTCGACCTCACCGAGCTTGCCACCCGGAAGGTCTCGGCGCTCTCCGGCGGCCAGCGTCGACGCCTCGACGTGGCGATGGGCCTGGTGCACGGGCCCTCGCTGCTCTTCCTCGACGAGCCCTCCACCGGGCTGGACCCGCAGAGCCGGGCGAACCTGTGGGAGCACATCCTGCGGATGCGGGCGGAGAACGAGATGACGGTCGTGCTCACCACGCACTACATGGACGAGGCCGACTCGATGGCCGAGCGCGTCGTGGTCGTCGACCACGGCGAGATCATCGCCGACGACTCGGCCGCGACGCTCAAGGCGAAACTGGCCGGTGACCGGATCGTCGTCACGGTGGCCGGACAGGACGCCCGACCGCTGGCCCGGCTCGTGGACCGGCTGCCCGGCGCCCGTGACGTGGTGGTCGACGGAAACCGGATGCAGGCACACGTCGGGGACGGACCGGCGGCGCTCCCGGAACTGCTGCGGGCCGCCGTGGCCGCGGACGTACCGGTCGCGACCGCACAGGTTCACCAGCCCACCCTGGACGACGTCTTCCTCACGCTCACCGGCCGCAGCCTCCGGGAGAGCGGCACCGGGCAGGACGACCCGCAGGATCCGAAGACCCTGAAGGAAGCCGCATGA